Proteins from one Sander lucioperca isolate FBNREF2018 chromosome 16, SLUC_FBN_1.2, whole genome shotgun sequence genomic window:
- the LOC116047513 gene encoding relaxin-3 receptor 1-like, with protein sequence MSNTDFNVLELFNSIINGCSVGPSCNNSHLIFHNTSPDNGLEILDDDGSPWLRIVISVVYFVVATAGVLGNLLVMFLLYSTHTITTGTINFFVFNLALAHLLFSLVLPFWAIDIALDYSWPFGLATCKAVSLLTGLNVFASCFFLTAMSLTRYFYVATALKPSTSLCSRSCTYPVTTAFIWAGALIAATPRAVFADLRHVGSGNDTACLLRFPDGTAWLGMNQLLRVVLGFLLPYAIIILSYLLLLRFLCRHKLKGSNSQRKTDISKSVAVVVLSFCVCWFPYNILTLWGVLIQLDIVDISPSFYLAQTYFFPLANCLAFTSSCFNPVIYCLVRKEYRVALHNVLFKLSLAIMSKIPYGINSEEGSGQTGQLAIPLNDIYSETFQTSTRNYAPLSALPTVVSPL encoded by the coding sequence ATGTCAAACACTGACTTCAACGTACTTGAGCTCTTCAACAGTATCATCAATGGTTGCAGTGTAGGCCCATCCTGTAATAACTCCCATTTGATTTTCCACAACACAAGCCCTGACAATGGGCTGGAGATTCTTGATGATGATGGATCCCCCTGGCTAAGAATAGTCATCTCTGTGGTGTATTTTGTTGTGGCTACAGCAGGAGTGTTGGGGAATCTGCTAGTGATGTTCCTGCTGTATTCTACTCACACCATCACCACAGGCACCATCAACTTCTTTGTGTTCAACTTAGCTTTGGCTCACTTGCTGTTCTCCCTGGTCTTGCCGTTTTGGGCCATAGACATTGCACTGGACTACAGCTGGCCCTTTGGCTTGGCCACATGCAAGGCTGTGTCCTTACTCACTGGGCTCAACGTCTTTGCTAGCTGTTTTTTCCTGACAGCTATGAGTTTGACCCGGTACTTTTATGTGGCTACAGCTCTCAAACCCAGCACCTCCCTGTGTAGTAGATCTTGCACTTATCCGGTGACCACAGCTTTTATCTGGGCCGGAGCACTCATTGCTGCGACGCCCAGAGCTGTGTTCGCAGACCTGAGACATGTGGGCAGTGGCAACGACACAGCATGCTTGCTCCGTTTCCCAGATGGTACAGCCTGGCTTGGAATGAACCAGCTCCTGCGAGTGGTACTGGGATTTCTGCTGCCCTATGCCATTATCATCCTCTCCTACCTGCTACTGCTGCGCTTCCTCTGTCGGCATAAACTGAAGGGCAGCAACTCTCAGCGAAAGACTGATATTTCAAAGTCTGTGGCAGTGGTGGTGCTATCATTCTGCGTCTGCTGGTTTCCCTACAATATCCTCACACTTTGGGGTGTCCTGATCCAACTTGACATCGTTGATATCAGCCCCTCATTCTACTTGGCTCAAACATACTTTTTCCCTCTGGCCAACTGCTTGGCTTTCACCAGCAGCTGCTTCAACCCTGTCATCTACTGTCTAGTGAGAAAAGAATACCGTGTGGCTCTCCATAACGTACTCTTCAAACTGAGCCTGGCTATCATGTCAAAGATACCTTATGGCATTAATTCTGAGGAGGGGTCGGGACAAACTGGGCAGCTGGCCATTCCACTTAATGACATATACAGCGAGACATTTCAAACTTCCACAAGAAACTATGCACCTCTGTCAGCACTTCCAACAGTGGTATCCCCCCTCTAA